The following are encoded together in the Platichthys flesus chromosome 9, fPlaFle2.1, whole genome shotgun sequence genome:
- the ect2 gene encoding protein ECT2 isoform X4 has protein sequence MADSSIVTLGTARSLLVDSSVYDSRIGETTKDHVFLGMASEDGDDMLPKVETRVVLVGEAGRNGALVKALQDINIPCIMSKNVQEFGDEEGTDFETVFVLTDFDSPDYSYLYKRDNRIIGPPVVLHCAAKEEPLQFSCRPLYSTTMLNLSLCFTGFRNKEEMKNLVNLVHHMGGTIRKDFSTKVTHLIAYSTHGEKYRLAVCLGTPILTPSWIHKAWERRDDVHFHAGEEEFRTEFKVPPFQDCTLSFLGFSEEEKANMEERTLKHGGKYLEVGDASCTHMVVEEKSVKDLPFSPSKKLYVVKQEWFWGSIQMDARAGESMYLYEKNDSPAMKKAVSLLSLTTPSSCRKRRRIKDTLAQFAKETEISPFPPPRKRTSAEHTLSMGSLLDISYTPDTCKALAEGTKPSRSSTPVVSKQSARWQVSKEFYQTESNYVDILNTILQLFYYPMEKESQVGGPILAPEEIKTIFGSIPDIFDVHTRIKHDLEELLTDWQEERSVGDIILKYSKELVKAYPPFVNFFEMSKETVVLCEKQKPRFHAFLKINQSRPECGRQTLVELLIRPVQRLPSVALLLNDIKKHTSDDNPDKITLEKAIDSLKEVMTHINEDKRKTEGQKQIFDVVYEVDGCPANLLSSHRSLVYRVETIALGDQPCDRGENVTLFLFNDCLEIARKRHKVINTFKSPLGQTRPPPQLKHIALMPLSQIRRVLDLQDTEECVNAFALVVHPPTEQENLLFSFQLVGEDTVKSAWLRTLCRHVANTICRTDAEDMIQCTDPDSLQVSTKDMDSTLSKASRAIKKTSKKVTRAFSFTKTPKRVIQRAFMANSTPDEKTKRMSYETRIGSSSTLAARHSPSMVHLPSMFEKKYHTFSRSTTHLF, from the exons ATGGCTGACAGCAGCATAGTTACTTTAGGGACAGCCCGGAGCCTGTTGGTGGATTCTTCGGTCTATGATTCGAGGATCGGCGAAACCACCAAGGACCATGTATTTCTTGGCATGGCATCTGAAGATGGGGACG ATATGCTGCCAAAAGTGGAGACGAGGGTTGTTCTGGTGGGAGAAGCAGGCAGAAACGGAGCACTGGTCAAAGCGCTGCAG GACATCAACATCCCATGCATAATGTCGAAGAATGTCCAGGAGTTTGGAGATGAAGAGGGCACCGATTTTGAGACAGTGTTTGTCCTCACAGACTTTGATTCCCCGGACTACAGCTACCTCTATAAACGTGACAACCGCATTATTGGGCCTCCTGTTGTGCTGCACTGTGCTGCGAAGGAAGAA CCTCTACAGTTTTCATGTCGTCCTCTGTACTCCACCACCATGCTTAACTTGTCACTGTGTTTCACCGGCTTCAGGAACAAAGAGGAAATG AAGAACTTGGTGAATCTGGTTCATCACATGGGAGGAACCATCCGCAAAGACTTCAGCACCAAGGTCACTCATCTTATCGCCTACTCTACTCATGGGGAGAAATACAGG CTGGCGGTGTGTTTGGGGACCCCTATCCTCACTCCCTCGTGGATTCATAAGGCCTGGGAGAGAAGAGATGACGT GCACTTCCATGCTGGAGAAGAGGAGTTTCGAACAGAGTTCAAAGTTCCTCCCTTCCAGGACTGCACCCTGAGTTTTTTGGGTTTCTCAGAAGAGGAGAAGGCCAACATGGAGGAGCGCACTCTTAAACATG GTGGTAAATATTTGGAGGTTGGAGATGCCAGCTGTACACAcatggtggtggaggagaaatCAGTAAAGGACCTGCCATTCTCTCCCTCCAAGAAACTCTATGTGGTCAAACAGGAG TGGTTCTGGGGAAGCATTCAGATGGATGCTCGGGCTGGAGAGTCCATGTACCTCTACGAGAAG AACGACAGTCCAGCCATGAAGAAGGCAGTGTCTCTACTGTCCCTCACAACACCCAGCAGTTGCCGGAAGCGTCGGCGCATCAAGGACACACTGGCGCAGTTCGCTAAGGAGACGGAGATCTCCCCCTTCCCTCCACCGCGCAAGAGGACATCGGCAGAGCACACCCTGTCCATGGGTTCTCTGCTTGACATCTCTTACACCCCTGACACATGCAAGGCCTTGGCAG AGGGTACGAAGCCATCCAGGAGTTCAACTCCAGTTGTGTCCAAGCAGTCAGCCAGGTGGCAGGTCTCAAAGGAGTTCTATCAGACTGAAAGCAACTATGTAGACATTTTAAACACCATCCTCCAG CTTTTCTATTATCCAATGGAAAAAGAGAGTCAGGTTGGTGGACCCATCCTGGCCCCAGAAGAAATAAAGACGATATTCGGCAGCATCCCAGACATCTTTGACGTTCACACCAGAATAAAG CATGACCTGGAAGAACTTCTGACAGACTGGCAAGAGGAAAGGAGTGTAGGAGACATCATTCTCAAATAT TCTAAAGAGCTGGTGAAGGCCTACCCACCGTTTGTCAACTTTTTTGAAATGAGCAAGGAGACTGTTGTTCTGTGTGAGAAACAAAAGCCACGCTTTCATGCTTTTCTGAAG ATCAACCAATCCAGGCCAGAGTGTGGCAGGCAGACACTGGTGGAGTTGCTCATCAGACCTGTACAGAGACTGCCTAGTGTGGCCCTTCTTCTTAacg ACATAAAGAAACATACATCAGATGACAACCCTGACAAGATAACACTGGAGAAAGCAATTGATTCTCTGAAAGAAGTCATGAC TCACATCAATGAGGACAAGAGGAAGACTGAGGGCCAGAAGCAGATCTTCGATGTTGTTTATGAAGTTGATGGCTGTCCG GCCAACCTGCTGTCATCCCACCGCAGTTTGGTTTACCGAGTGGAAACCATCGCCCTGGGAGACCAGCCATGTGACCGTGGAGAAAATgtcaccctcttcctcttcaatGACTGCCTTGAG ATTGCAAGGAAGCGACACAAAGTGATCAATACATTTAAGAGTCCACTCGGACAGACAAGACCCCCTCCTCAACTCAAACACATTGCACTGATGCCACTGTCCCAGATCCGCAGAGTGCTGGACCTGCAGGACACAGAAG AGTGTGTGAATGCATTCGCCTTGGTGGTTCACCCTCCGACTGAACAGGAGAACTTGTTGTTCAGCTTCCAACTGGTCGGAGAGGACACGGTTAAAAGTGCCTGGCTGCGAACACTTTGCCGCCATGTTGCCAACACCATCTGCAGGACTGATGCG GAGGACATGATTCAGTGCACAGACCCAGACTCACTGCAGGTCAGCACTAAGGATATGGACAGCACCTTGAGTAAAGCCTCCAGGGCCATTAAGAAGACTTCTAAAAAG GTGACGAGGGCGTTTTCATTCACAAAGACCCCGAAGCGTGTGATCCAGAGGGCATTCATGGCCAACAGTACTCCAGATGAGAAAACCAAGAGAATGAGTTACGAGACCCGAATCGGCAGCAGCTCCACACTGGCT GCACGCCATTCACCCTCCATGGTCCATCTGCCTTCCATGTTTGAGAAGAAGTACCACACATTCAGTCGTTCAACCACCCACCTCTTCTGA
- the ect2 gene encoding protein ECT2 isoform X2 — translation MADSSIVTLGTARSLLVDSSVYDSRIGETTKDHVFLGMASEDGDDMLPKVETRVVLVGEAGRNGALVKALQDINIPCIMSKNVQEFGDEEGTDFETVFVLTDFDSPDYSYLYKRDNRIIGPPVVLHCAAKEEPLQFSCRPLYSTTMLNLSLCFTGFRNKEEMKNLVNLVHHMGGTIRKDFSTKVTHLIAYSTHGEKYRLAVCLGTPILTPSWIHKAWERRDDVHFHAGEEEFRTEFKVPPFQDCTLSFLGFSEEEKANMEERTLKHGGKYLEVGDASCTHMVVEEKSVKDLPFSPSKKLYVVKQEWFWGSIQMDARAGESMYLYEKNDSPAMKKAVSLLSLTTPSSCRKRRRIKDTLAQFAKETEISPFPPPRKRTSAEHTLSMGSLLDISYTPDTCKALAEGTKPSRSSTPVVSKQSARWQVSKEFYQTESNYVDILNTILQLFYYPMEKESQVGGPILAPEEIKTIFGSIPDIFDVHTRIKHDLEELLTDWQEERSVGDIILKYSKELVKAYPPFVNFFEMSKETVVLCEKQKPRFHAFLKINQSRPECGRQTLVELLIRPVQRLPSVALLLNDIKKHTSDDNPDKITLEKAIDSLKEVMTHINEDKRKTEGQKQIFDVVYEVDGCPANLLSSHRSLVYRVETIALGDQPCDRGENVTLFLFNDCLEIARKRHKVINTFKSPLGQTRPPPQLKHIALMPLSQIRRVLDLQDTEECVNAFALVVHPPTEQENLLFSFQLVGEDTVKSAWLRTLCRHVANTICRTDAEDMIQCTDPDSLQVSTKDMDSTLSKASRAIKKTSKKVTRAFSFTKTPKRVIQRAFMANSTPDEKTKRMSYETRIGSSSTLAMSRSASTFSLNDSAKCAAVVQRSNSLDHPHIRARVPVCIRTPCSPTQSPAPELCQSPYTKYCPSAQEPKSLLHAPLLTQPPQVISSLPTSQQSTNSTTSIPATRNSAQLNSQITQPKSSQHLSKHHLGFQLRSLAPQLVNVRGGTLSESCRDPQVPLDPRKAVLTSHRRETLL, via the exons ATGGCTGACAGCAGCATAGTTACTTTAGGGACAGCCCGGAGCCTGTTGGTGGATTCTTCGGTCTATGATTCGAGGATCGGCGAAACCACCAAGGACCATGTATTTCTTGGCATGGCATCTGAAGATGGGGACG ATATGCTGCCAAAAGTGGAGACGAGGGTTGTTCTGGTGGGAGAAGCAGGCAGAAACGGAGCACTGGTCAAAGCGCTGCAG GACATCAACATCCCATGCATAATGTCGAAGAATGTCCAGGAGTTTGGAGATGAAGAGGGCACCGATTTTGAGACAGTGTTTGTCCTCACAGACTTTGATTCCCCGGACTACAGCTACCTCTATAAACGTGACAACCGCATTATTGGGCCTCCTGTTGTGCTGCACTGTGCTGCGAAGGAAGAA CCTCTACAGTTTTCATGTCGTCCTCTGTACTCCACCACCATGCTTAACTTGTCACTGTGTTTCACCGGCTTCAGGAACAAAGAGGAAATG AAGAACTTGGTGAATCTGGTTCATCACATGGGAGGAACCATCCGCAAAGACTTCAGCACCAAGGTCACTCATCTTATCGCCTACTCTACTCATGGGGAGAAATACAGG CTGGCGGTGTGTTTGGGGACCCCTATCCTCACTCCCTCGTGGATTCATAAGGCCTGGGAGAGAAGAGATGACGT GCACTTCCATGCTGGAGAAGAGGAGTTTCGAACAGAGTTCAAAGTTCCTCCCTTCCAGGACTGCACCCTGAGTTTTTTGGGTTTCTCAGAAGAGGAGAAGGCCAACATGGAGGAGCGCACTCTTAAACATG GTGGTAAATATTTGGAGGTTGGAGATGCCAGCTGTACACAcatggtggtggaggagaaatCAGTAAAGGACCTGCCATTCTCTCCCTCCAAGAAACTCTATGTGGTCAAACAGGAG TGGTTCTGGGGAAGCATTCAGATGGATGCTCGGGCTGGAGAGTCCATGTACCTCTACGAGAAG AACGACAGTCCAGCCATGAAGAAGGCAGTGTCTCTACTGTCCCTCACAACACCCAGCAGTTGCCGGAAGCGTCGGCGCATCAAGGACACACTGGCGCAGTTCGCTAAGGAGACGGAGATCTCCCCCTTCCCTCCACCGCGCAAGAGGACATCGGCAGAGCACACCCTGTCCATGGGTTCTCTGCTTGACATCTCTTACACCCCTGACACATGCAAGGCCTTGGCAG AGGGTACGAAGCCATCCAGGAGTTCAACTCCAGTTGTGTCCAAGCAGTCAGCCAGGTGGCAGGTCTCAAAGGAGTTCTATCAGACTGAAAGCAACTATGTAGACATTTTAAACACCATCCTCCAG CTTTTCTATTATCCAATGGAAAAAGAGAGTCAGGTTGGTGGACCCATCCTGGCCCCAGAAGAAATAAAGACGATATTCGGCAGCATCCCAGACATCTTTGACGTTCACACCAGAATAAAG CATGACCTGGAAGAACTTCTGACAGACTGGCAAGAGGAAAGGAGTGTAGGAGACATCATTCTCAAATAT TCTAAAGAGCTGGTGAAGGCCTACCCACCGTTTGTCAACTTTTTTGAAATGAGCAAGGAGACTGTTGTTCTGTGTGAGAAACAAAAGCCACGCTTTCATGCTTTTCTGAAG ATCAACCAATCCAGGCCAGAGTGTGGCAGGCAGACACTGGTGGAGTTGCTCATCAGACCTGTACAGAGACTGCCTAGTGTGGCCCTTCTTCTTAacg ACATAAAGAAACATACATCAGATGACAACCCTGACAAGATAACACTGGAGAAAGCAATTGATTCTCTGAAAGAAGTCATGAC TCACATCAATGAGGACAAGAGGAAGACTGAGGGCCAGAAGCAGATCTTCGATGTTGTTTATGAAGTTGATGGCTGTCCG GCCAACCTGCTGTCATCCCACCGCAGTTTGGTTTACCGAGTGGAAACCATCGCCCTGGGAGACCAGCCATGTGACCGTGGAGAAAATgtcaccctcttcctcttcaatGACTGCCTTGAG ATTGCAAGGAAGCGACACAAAGTGATCAATACATTTAAGAGTCCACTCGGACAGACAAGACCCCCTCCTCAACTCAAACACATTGCACTGATGCCACTGTCCCAGATCCGCAGAGTGCTGGACCTGCAGGACACAGAAG AGTGTGTGAATGCATTCGCCTTGGTGGTTCACCCTCCGACTGAACAGGAGAACTTGTTGTTCAGCTTCCAACTGGTCGGAGAGGACACGGTTAAAAGTGCCTGGCTGCGAACACTTTGCCGCCATGTTGCCAACACCATCTGCAGGACTGATGCG GAGGACATGATTCAGTGCACAGACCCAGACTCACTGCAGGTCAGCACTAAGGATATGGACAGCACCTTGAGTAAAGCCTCCAGGGCCATTAAGAAGACTTCTAAAAAG GTGACGAGGGCGTTTTCATTCACAAAGACCCCGAAGCGTGTGATCCAGAGGGCATTCATGGCCAACAGTACTCCAGATGAGAAAACCAAGAGAATGAGTTACGAGACCCGAATCGGCAGCAGCTCCACACTGGCT ATGTCTCGCTCTGCCTCTACATTCAGTTTGAATGATTCTGCCAAGTGCGCTGCTGTGGTGCAGCGCTCTAACTCTCTAGACCACCCTCATATCAGAGCCAGGGTCCCTGTCTGTATCCGTACCCCCTGTAGCCCAACCCAAAGCCCTGCCCCTGAGTTATGCCAAAGTCCCTACACCAAATATTGTCCTAGTGCCCAAGAACCCAAGTCCCTCCTTCATGCTCCATTATTGACCCAACCACCACAAGTTATTTCGAGCCTTCCCACTTCACAGCAGTCCACAAATTCAACCACTTCCATTCCAGCCACCCGAAACTCCGCTCAGCTCAACTCCCAAATTACCCAGCCAAAATCCAGTCAGCATTTATCCAAGCACCATCTAGGGTTTCAGCTTAGGTCCCTGGCTCCTCAGTTGGTTAATGTCAGAGGGGGGACCTTGTCTGAGTCATGCAGAGATCCCCAAGTCCCCTTGGACCCACGCAAGGCTGTCCTGACCAGTCATCGCAGGGAGACTCTGCTCTAA
- the ect2 gene encoding protein ECT2 isoform X3, producing MADSSIVTLGTARSLLVDSSVYDSRIGETTKDHVFLGMASEDGDDMLPKVETRVVLVGEAGRNGALVKALQAVRVMEVPVVKIRESEAGAEEKVMIKSIVNMDINIPCIMSKNVQEFGDEEGTDFETVFVLTDFDSPDYSYLYKRDNRIIGPPVVLHCAAKEEPLQFSCRPLYSTTMLNLSLCFTGFRNKEEMKNLVNLVHHMGGTIRKDFSTKVTHLIAYSTHGEKYRLAVCLGTPILTPSWIHKAWERRDDVHFHAGEEEFRTEFKVPPFQDCTLSFLGFSEEEKANMEERTLKHGGKYLEVGDASCTHMVVEEKSVKDLPFSPSKKLYVVKQEWFWGSIQMDARAGESMYLYEKNDSPAMKKAVSLLSLTTPSSCRKRRRIKDTLAQFAKETEISPFPPPRKRTSAEHTLSMGSLLDISYTPDTCKALAEGTKPSRSSTPVVSKQSARWQVSKEFYQTESNYVDILNTILQLFYYPMEKESQVGGPILAPEEIKTIFGSIPDIFDVHTRIKHDLEELLTDWQEERSVGDIILKYSKELVKAYPPFVNFFEMSKETVVLCEKQKPRFHAFLKINQSRPECGRQTLVELLIRPVQRLPSVALLLNDIKKHTSDDNPDKITLEKAIDSLKEVMTHINEDKRKTEGQKQIFDVVYEVDGCPANLLSSHRSLVYRVETIALGDQPCDRGENVTLFLFNDCLEIARKRHKVINTFKSPLGQTRPPPQLKHIALMPLSQIRRVLDLQDTEECVNAFALVVHPPTEQENLLFSFQLVGEDTVKSAWLRTLCRHVANTICRTDAEDMIQCTDPDSLQVSTKDMDSTLSKASRAIKKTSKKVTRAFSFTKTPKRVIQRAFMANSTPDEKTKRMSYETRIGSSSTLAARHSPSMVHLPSMFEKKYHTFSRSTTHLF from the exons ATGGCTGACAGCAGCATAGTTACTTTAGGGACAGCCCGGAGCCTGTTGGTGGATTCTTCGGTCTATGATTCGAGGATCGGCGAAACCACCAAGGACCATGTATTTCTTGGCATGGCATCTGAAGATGGGGACG ATATGCTGCCAAAAGTGGAGACGAGGGTTGTTCTGGTGGGAGAAGCAGGCAGAAACGGAGCACTGGTCAAAGCGCTGCAG GCCGTCAGAGTAATGGAGGTACCAGTGGTAAAGATAAGAGAAAGCGAGGCGGGCGCCGAGGAGAAAGTGATGATAAAATCTATAGTCAATATG GACATCAACATCCCATGCATAATGTCGAAGAATGTCCAGGAGTTTGGAGATGAAGAGGGCACCGATTTTGAGACAGTGTTTGTCCTCACAGACTTTGATTCCCCGGACTACAGCTACCTCTATAAACGTGACAACCGCATTATTGGGCCTCCTGTTGTGCTGCACTGTGCTGCGAAGGAAGAA CCTCTACAGTTTTCATGTCGTCCTCTGTACTCCACCACCATGCTTAACTTGTCACTGTGTTTCACCGGCTTCAGGAACAAAGAGGAAATG AAGAACTTGGTGAATCTGGTTCATCACATGGGAGGAACCATCCGCAAAGACTTCAGCACCAAGGTCACTCATCTTATCGCCTACTCTACTCATGGGGAGAAATACAGG CTGGCGGTGTGTTTGGGGACCCCTATCCTCACTCCCTCGTGGATTCATAAGGCCTGGGAGAGAAGAGATGACGT GCACTTCCATGCTGGAGAAGAGGAGTTTCGAACAGAGTTCAAAGTTCCTCCCTTCCAGGACTGCACCCTGAGTTTTTTGGGTTTCTCAGAAGAGGAGAAGGCCAACATGGAGGAGCGCACTCTTAAACATG GTGGTAAATATTTGGAGGTTGGAGATGCCAGCTGTACACAcatggtggtggaggagaaatCAGTAAAGGACCTGCCATTCTCTCCCTCCAAGAAACTCTATGTGGTCAAACAGGAG TGGTTCTGGGGAAGCATTCAGATGGATGCTCGGGCTGGAGAGTCCATGTACCTCTACGAGAAG AACGACAGTCCAGCCATGAAGAAGGCAGTGTCTCTACTGTCCCTCACAACACCCAGCAGTTGCCGGAAGCGTCGGCGCATCAAGGACACACTGGCGCAGTTCGCTAAGGAGACGGAGATCTCCCCCTTCCCTCCACCGCGCAAGAGGACATCGGCAGAGCACACCCTGTCCATGGGTTCTCTGCTTGACATCTCTTACACCCCTGACACATGCAAGGCCTTGGCAG AGGGTACGAAGCCATCCAGGAGTTCAACTCCAGTTGTGTCCAAGCAGTCAGCCAGGTGGCAGGTCTCAAAGGAGTTCTATCAGACTGAAAGCAACTATGTAGACATTTTAAACACCATCCTCCAG CTTTTCTATTATCCAATGGAAAAAGAGAGTCAGGTTGGTGGACCCATCCTGGCCCCAGAAGAAATAAAGACGATATTCGGCAGCATCCCAGACATCTTTGACGTTCACACCAGAATAAAG CATGACCTGGAAGAACTTCTGACAGACTGGCAAGAGGAAAGGAGTGTAGGAGACATCATTCTCAAATAT TCTAAAGAGCTGGTGAAGGCCTACCCACCGTTTGTCAACTTTTTTGAAATGAGCAAGGAGACTGTTGTTCTGTGTGAGAAACAAAAGCCACGCTTTCATGCTTTTCTGAAG ATCAACCAATCCAGGCCAGAGTGTGGCAGGCAGACACTGGTGGAGTTGCTCATCAGACCTGTACAGAGACTGCCTAGTGTGGCCCTTCTTCTTAacg ACATAAAGAAACATACATCAGATGACAACCCTGACAAGATAACACTGGAGAAAGCAATTGATTCTCTGAAAGAAGTCATGAC TCACATCAATGAGGACAAGAGGAAGACTGAGGGCCAGAAGCAGATCTTCGATGTTGTTTATGAAGTTGATGGCTGTCCG GCCAACCTGCTGTCATCCCACCGCAGTTTGGTTTACCGAGTGGAAACCATCGCCCTGGGAGACCAGCCATGTGACCGTGGAGAAAATgtcaccctcttcctcttcaatGACTGCCTTGAG ATTGCAAGGAAGCGACACAAAGTGATCAATACATTTAAGAGTCCACTCGGACAGACAAGACCCCCTCCTCAACTCAAACACATTGCACTGATGCCACTGTCCCAGATCCGCAGAGTGCTGGACCTGCAGGACACAGAAG AGTGTGTGAATGCATTCGCCTTGGTGGTTCACCCTCCGACTGAACAGGAGAACTTGTTGTTCAGCTTCCAACTGGTCGGAGAGGACACGGTTAAAAGTGCCTGGCTGCGAACACTTTGCCGCCATGTTGCCAACACCATCTGCAGGACTGATGCG GAGGACATGATTCAGTGCACAGACCCAGACTCACTGCAGGTCAGCACTAAGGATATGGACAGCACCTTGAGTAAAGCCTCCAGGGCCATTAAGAAGACTTCTAAAAAG GTGACGAGGGCGTTTTCATTCACAAAGACCCCGAAGCGTGTGATCCAGAGGGCATTCATGGCCAACAGTACTCCAGATGAGAAAACCAAGAGAATGAGTTACGAGACCCGAATCGGCAGCAGCTCCACACTGGCT GCACGCCATTCACCCTCCATGGTCCATCTGCCTTCCATGTTTGAGAAGAAGTACCACACATTCAGTCGTTCAACCACCCACCTCTTCTGA